The genome window AACTGCGCTCAGGGAGGCGGAGATGGATAATCAGATCAAAACAGCAGTGTTGGACTATTGTGAGCTGATCATTGGTATTAGCTATCTGGAACCTATGCCTGAGCCTTTATACAACAATCAATATACGTTGCAAAAGCTGGGTTGGCAGCATAACAAAGGCCGTACCCTTATTGATGCAGTGTATCCCGAAGACCGGGAGTTTGTCCTTGGTGTACTTCCCGAGATATTTGCTCAAAAAGGGGGTAGCCATGAAATCAGGCTGTGGAACGAGGTGACCGAAGAACCATTTTGGGTTCAATGGAATGTGATGGTCATCGATAATCCTCAGACAGGGCTCCCAGCAATTCTTGCCACGGTAAGCCCTGACATTACCGAGCGGAAAGAGCAGCAACTGTTAATGCAACAACAGCAGCAATCGCTGCTAAATGCGATTGAGGTAGCCCAGCTTGGTACCTGGAGCATGGATATTGCTACGCAGAAAACAACATTTTCCCGCCGTCATCTGGACATGTTTGGTGTGTCGGCACAAGAGATGAGCCTTACCCAGGCAATAGGCCATGTTATTGAAGGCGAACGCCAGGGATTGGCCGATGCATTTTTTTATGCACTTCATTCTGAAAGTGATGGCAAGTTTGAGGCAGAATACACGATTCGGCATGCGATCACAAATCAGCTGCACATTATCCATTCCAAAGGACAAACCATCTACGATACATCAGGCAATGCTGTCAGCATTTCAGGAATTGCCCAAGATGTGACGGTTTTAAGAAACCAGCAGCAAACCCTTGAATCCCTGGTTGAACGGAGAACCCAGGAATTGGATGCCACCAATAAGGAACTGGCAATTGGAAATCAGAAGTTGCAGTACGCAAATCTATTGCTAAGCCGCTCCAATGAGGATTTAAACAGGTTTGCTTATGTGGCCTCACATGACTTGCAAGAACCCCTTCGAAAGATTCAGCAATTTGGAAGTCGGTTGAATACTGAGTATGAAGCAGCATCACCAAAGGCAAAAGATTATTTGCAAAGGATGATTGCAGCCGTAGAGCGGATGTCAAATCTTATCAGTGACCTGCTGACATTCTCCCGTATCTCTACAAATGACGCCCCGACTCAAAGTGTTTCACTACACCTACTTATACAACAAGTGCTGATAGAATTGGATGTACAGATCACCGAGGCAAATGCAGTATTCGAAATTGGCTCCTTACCTGAGCTTGAAGGAAACCCTACCCATCTTGGGCAGCTTTTTCAGAATTTAATTAGCAATGCTATTAAGTTTCGAAAAACCGACGATGCTGGCGCTTTCATACCCCCAACAATTAAGATCTATGCCAACAAAATTGCTTCTGCAGATTTGCCAGTATTAACCCAGCCTTCAGGTAAGGCTTCCTATTATCATCAGATCAACGTGAGCGACAATGGTATTGGTTTCAACGAAATTTATCTTGACCGTATTTTTCAGGTCTTTCAGCGCTTGCATGGCAGGAGTGAATATTCGGGAACTGGCATTGGCCTTGCAATTTGTGAACGCATAGTAACTAGTTTGGGTGGGGTTATCACTGCCAGCAGTGTTCCAGGAGCTGGTGCAACGTTTCAGATTTACATTCCACAAACTTAGTTATTGGCCATTCATTCCTGCCCTTAACCTACGGTGGCAAGGTTTTTAAACCAACAATCATAAAAAGCAATATGGGATACGGTCCAATACTATACGTTGGAGGAGATGAAGATGATCGCTATCTGGTCACAGAAGCGTTAGAAGCGATCGGGTCTACCAGCAAAGTGATTAATTTCGACAATGGCCAGGGGCTGATAAATTATCTGGATAGCAGCAAGGAAAGGCCTTTTATCATTTTATGTGACTTATACCTTCCGCAAATGACGGGTTTAGAGCTTAAAGAGGCTATCAATGC of Dyadobacter chenhuakuii contains these proteins:
- a CDS encoding sensor histidine kinase; the encoded protein is MIAVTVEVTENVMSDLATQKSQTALREAEMDNQIKTAVLDYCELIIGISYLEPMPEPLYNNQYTLQKLGWQHNKGRTLIDAVYPEDREFVLGVLPEIFAQKGGSHEIRLWNEVTEEPFWVQWNVMVIDNPQTGLPAILATVSPDITERKEQQLLMQQQQQSLLNAIEVAQLGTWSMDIATQKTTFSRRHLDMFGVSAQEMSLTQAIGHVIEGERQGLADAFFYALHSESDGKFEAEYTIRHAITNQLHIIHSKGQTIYDTSGNAVSISGIAQDVTVLRNQQQTLESLVERRTQELDATNKELAIGNQKLQYANLLLSRSNEDLNRFAYVASHDLQEPLRKIQQFGSRLNTEYEAASPKAKDYLQRMIAAVERMSNLISDLLTFSRISTNDAPTQSVSLHLLIQQVLIELDVQITEANAVFEIGSLPELEGNPTHLGQLFQNLISNAIKFRKTDDAGAFIPPTIKIYANKIASADLPVLTQPSGKASYYHQINVSDNGIGFNEIYLDRIFQVFQRLHGRSEYSGTGIGLAICERIVTSLGGVITASSVPGAGATFQIYIPQT
- a CDS encoding response regulator yields the protein MGYGPILYVGGDEDDRYLVTEALEAIGSTSKVINFDNGQGLINYLDSSKERPFIILCDLYLPQMTGLELKEAINADEELKRRAIPFIFLSESVNPKDVDNAYMSLVQGFYVKAPTFEGLKSQLSAICQYWELATLPGERR